In the genome of Calothrix sp. PCC 6303, the window ATTCTGAAGCCAGGGAAAAAATCGGTGCTTGGACAGCTTCAATTCAGCGTGTTCAAGATCAACCATATTTAGATCGAGCCAGGGAATTAGCTAGTAGTGGCAATCTTTCCAGTGCGGTTGAAGTCGCCAGACAAATTACAGGCAACCGGGCATTGTCGGGCGAAGCAGAAGCCGCTATTAGTGATTGGCAAGGACAGTTAAATGCCCGCGTCAACTGGAAAAAAGCGCGAGAAGTGGCATTAAAAGGAACACCCGACGCACTAGCTGAGGCGATTCGCTTGGCAAATACAATACCAAGAAGTAGTGGTTTTCACGTAGATGCCAATACAGCCGCTGATCAATGGAGTCAGCAGATTCTAGAGATTGCGCGATCGCAATCCGACTCAGACATCCCTCGCGCCATCGAAACAGTAAGATTAATCCCACGGGGTACAGCCGCTTATAGTTCGGGAAAGGAACAAATTAGTGCTTGGAGACAACTTCTTCAACCTGTACCAGAACCACAGGAAACACAAGAACCACAACCAACAACTTCAGGACAGTAAACACTAAATCAGTTGAAACCTAAAACTTATATGGCATTGAGACAGTCCACATAAAAAAATTTCATCGTCAAGCATGTAAGCGGTTTTCTCCCTACTCACCACTCACTTACAACTCAGGATGATTATAATCGTAATGGGTGTTTCCGGTTCTGGAAAAACTACCGTCGGCAAATTATTGGCAGATTCTTGTGGTTGGGAATTTAGTGATGCTGATAACTTCCACTCAAAAGAAAATATTGAGAAAATGGGACGCGGTATTCCTCTTTCCGAAGCTGACAGAATACCTTGGTTGCAAGATTTACAAACAGCAATTAAACACTGGTTACAAGAAAATAAAAATGTAGTTCTGGCATGTTCAGCATTAAAAGATAGCTATCGTCAATTTCTAACATTTGATAGTGCTATTCACCAGGACTGCTTTCAAAACAATTACGTACAAATAGTTTATCTCAAGGGGTCTTATGAAATCATTCAAAAGCGACTCCAAGAACGTGAAAACCATTACATGAGCGAAATACTTCTTGATAGTCAGTTTGATACCCTAGAAGAACCTTTGAACAGTATTTCTATGGATATTCAAAACTCTCCACAGGTAATTGTAGAAGATATTAGAGCAGTTTTGAATATTTAACCACCACAACGATATATTTTATAACTATACTCCCCAGCAAAACTACCATGTTGTTGATCACGAATACACTGCTGAGAATCTAGATCAATTTGATTGCGGAACCCCACCAACCAAAAATCAAAAGGTCGAGGAATTTTAGTCAACTCTTCTTGTAAAATTTTTACAGCTTGATCGGAAATCTGAGATTCTGGAGATTTTCGAGCAAGAAAAAACTGTAAATTGCTATTGGGTGAATGTCTTAATTCCCAAGCTAAACCCATCATTCTTCCAGTTTGTCCATGATGTAGATGAGTTGTGGCAATCAGCACTTTGTTGGGCGATACTTGATGAATTATATCAGCAAGAATATCAGGACGTTGGTTTTGTAGATAGCCTAAATTCCAAGCTACAGTTATATTCCCAACTGCTGCCATCAACCAAATTATCAAAACTGCAACTTTCCCGTTTACCGATAGCCGAAACCTATGCTGATTTTGTTTTCTTTGCCAACAACCAGCCAAGGCAACAGCCACAAGTAAAATAACTACTGGTGCATAGATAAATTGGAAACGAGCAGCTAAAGTTAAATCCTTCCTCAGAATATAGGTAAAGAATAAGCATAATGCGATCGCACTGAAGAGATACTCCCTGAAAATTCGTACAGCTAAATCAGTATCAGCATCTTGCTGCTGCATTTGTTTTAATCCATCAATTAGATGAGGCAGACTCCACACCAAAAATAGCAAAGTCGCAATTCCAGAAATAATTATAATTAATGACGGTAAAATTGTCGGCGCTGAAGGTAAAAGCAACAACATACTGGTAATCCAAAGTATTAACCGTCCCAAAGGTTCTAACCATATTGTGTAAGAATTGCTGCTTGTAACCCAGCTTGTGAGATCGCTACCAGGAATCCTTTGTAGAGTTGGTATCCAGAAAATAAATCCCATCAAAGTACCCACAGCAGACATTCCCAAACGTTGCCAATTGAGTTTTATAGATACGCGCTTTTTAAGTATTTGCCACAATAAAACAACGGCTTGACTACAAATAGTAAAAGTGAAAAAATAATGGGTGGCAATTCCTAAACTGTTGATAGCGACCCAGGTTAATATTAACCATATAGGCAGAGATTTTTGACGATAGATAAATTCAACTGCTTTAACAAAGCAACATAGAGAAGCAATCACCAGCAGCATAACTAAAGTATAGTGACGCGCTTCCCTAGCTAAAAATATAGTGTAAGGCGAAACAGCCATCATAGCTGCCGCCATTTGAGCTATTAACTTAGAACGAAACGTTAAATAGCCAAAACCAAACATCGCCGGAATCGATATTACCCCAAAAAATCCACTTAGCGATCGCGCTACCCAAATAGAGGCTAATTCTCCTGGATGTGAAAACATCTTCATCCAGAAATGGGCTAGTACAAAATAAACTGGAGGGTGAGTGCTTTCATTGAATAAATGCTCTAAAACTGAATTAACTCCCGATGCAGGGTTTAATTGTAGTGG includes:
- a CDS encoding phospholipid carrier-dependent glycosyltransferase; protein product: MNNRSHLLLILLWLAIGTSLRFLRLESLPPWTDECATLVFSLGNSFRTVPLNQIISSDVLLQPLQLNPASGVNSVLEHLFNESTHPPVYFVLAHFWMKMFSHPGELASIWVARSLSGFFGVISIPAMFGFGYLTFRSKLIAQMAAAMMAVSPYTIFLAREARHYTLVMLLVIASLCCFVKAVEFIYRQKSLPIWLILTWVAINSLGIATHYFFTFTICSQAVVLLWQILKKRVSIKLNWQRLGMSAVGTLMGFIFWIPTLQRIPGSDLTSWVTSSNSYTIWLEPLGRLILWITSMLLLLPSAPTILPSLIIIISGIATLLFLVWSLPHLIDGLKQMQQQDADTDLAVRIFREYLFSAIALCLFFTYILRKDLTLAARFQFIYAPVVILLVAVALAGCWQRKQNQHRFRLSVNGKVAVLIIWLMAAVGNITVAWNLGYLQNQRPDILADIIHQVSPNKVLIATTHLHHGQTGRMMGLAWELRHSPNSNLQFFLARKSPESQISDQAVKILQEELTKIPRPFDFWLVGFRNQIDLDSQQCIRDQQHGSFAGEYSYKIYRCGG
- a CDS encoding gluconokinase, with amino-acid sequence MIIIVMGVSGSGKTTVGKLLADSCGWEFSDADNFHSKENIEKMGRGIPLSEADRIPWLQDLQTAIKHWLQENKNVVLACSALKDSYRQFLTFDSAIHQDCFQNNYVQIVYLKGSYEIIQKRLQERENHYMSEILLDSQFDTLEEPLNSISMDIQNSPQVIVEDIRAVLNI